The genomic region AAGTACAGGGATACCATAGCGGTGAGCCTCCTCGGTCAGATTACTTAGTTGTGTCAATTGATCAGGCTCGTGATCACTACCAATATTTATATGAAATGAAACGACATCAGCGCCGGCGCGAAGAGCCCCCTCAACGCTTCCAGTCGGTCGTTTATCCGTCGTATCAGGACCGATAACGGTCGATCCGTTTAGATGGACAATATACCCCTTTGTATTCTTATTTGGATGAACCCGAGAGGCAACCCCACGCTGTGTGAGAACAGCATCTGCGCCATTATCAGTAATCGCATCAACAGTCGACTCAAGATCGACAAGCCCCTTGACTGGACCGAGTGTGATACCATGATCCATTGGGACAATGAGGTACCGCCCGTCTGTCGAGATACGATTGAGTCGTGCAATGAGTCCTGATCTGGCTCCTGCTCCTGTGTTCATTATATGTTAACCTGTATCAATCGGCGGTTATAGTCATTTCGAGGTAATGATATTCCGTCATATCCATACTAGTGTTCGATATGTGAACTCATCCCGGGGCAGTTATC from Haloquadratum walsbyi C23 harbors:
- a CDS encoding 2-amino-3,7-dideoxy-D-threo-hept-6-ulosonate synthase, which codes for MNTGAGARSGLIARLNRISTDGRYLIVPMDHGITLGPVKGLVDLESTVDAITDNGADAVLTQRGVASRVHPNKNTKGYIVHLNGSTVIGPDTTDKRPTGSVEGALRAGADVVSFHINIGSDHEPDQLTQLSNLTEEAHRYGIPVLAMNYARGPGIDEHDPESLAHAVRIAEELGADVVKTAYSGEPESFEQVCAATQLPVVIAGGSRGTDRQTIEMVRGAIDAGAAGVSMGRSIFQHDNPGSITRAVSAVIHDGASVDTALDIAGLEIEV